From Pseudomonas sp. AN-1:
CGGCGGGCCACCCTTGCCGGCATGCGCAACCGACCCGAGGACCGTCCGATGACGGCACGCCCGCCCCGCTGGCGCCGCACCCTGCGCCGGATGGCGCTCGCCCTGCCGCTCGCCGCGCTGGCTGCCGCACTGGCCGCGGCCGGCTACGCCTGGCAGTGGTGGCTGCAGGTGCAGCAGGAACAGGGCATCGTCGGCCTCGACTGGCACGGGCTGCAGGTGTCCCGCCACGGCCTGCGCCTCGAACGCCTGGAGCTGCAGCAGCTGGCCGCCGACGGCCGCCGCCTGCAGCTCGCCGCCGACACCGTGCAGCTCGACTGGCGGCTGCAGCGCACCGCGTCATACCTCGAACGCCTGCACGTCGCGCATCTGCAGCTCGACTGGCAGGCGCCGGCCGCGCCCGGCGGCGAGGCCAGCCGCCTGCCCAGCGCCGACGCGCTGGCCGGCCTGCTCGCCTGGCTGCCGCGCGAGCTGCAGGTGCAGCGCATCGATGCCCGCCTGCCCTGCCCCGCCGCTCCCTGCCGGCTGCGCGGCAGCCTCGCCCTGCAGCAGCCCGGCGCCGTCCTGCTGCCGGCCAGCCTGCGGCTGGACCTGGAGGAAGGCGAGCACCGCCTGCGGCTGGCCGGCAGCCTGGACGGCCGCGCGGACGACGCCCGCCTGCAGCTGGCGCTGGAACTGGACGGGCAGCCGCACCTCGCCCTCGCCGCCCGGCTCGGCGACGCGGCCGGCCAGCGCAGCCTGCAGGGCAGCCTGCAGCTGCCGCCGCGACCCCCGGCGCCCTGGCTGCGGCAGTGGCTGGCGTCGATGTTCGGCGCCGCCGCCGAGCCGCTGGCCCGCCTGCCGGACGACCTGCAGCTCGACGCCGACTGGACCCTGCAGCTGCCGGCCGGCTGGCGCCCGCAGGACGGCCTGCCGGCCGCGGCCAACCTGCAGCAGGCGCGCCTGCAGGCCCGGCTGCCGCGCCTGCGCCTGGAGTCGCTCGAACTGCACGAGGTCCGCGCCGACCTGGCGCTGGCCGGCCAGTGGCAGGAGGAGGCGCTGCAACTGGAGTTCGCGGCGGATGCGCACCTCGCCGCGCGCCGCCTGAGCGGCGCCGACGGCCTGCGCCTCGACGCCCCGCGCCTCGGGCTGGCCGGCCTGCAGCTGCGCCGCGAGGCGGACGGCAGCGTGCAGCTGGCCGGCCCGCTGAGCCTGCACGGCGCCCGCCTGCAGCAGGCCGCCCTGCAGCCGCAGGGCTGGCGCTGGCAGGGCCGCGTCGAGGCGAACGCGCAGGCGCTGCGTCTCGACGGCCGCCTGGACAACGACGCCGGCCTGGTGCTCGACCTGCAGCTGCAGCGCCCGGCCGACGGCAGCCTGGCTCTGCGCGGCCGCCTGGCGGAACTCGACCTGGCCGCCGGCAACCCGCTGGCCGCGACCCTGGCCGCCTGGCCGGCGCCGCTGGAACTGACCAGCGGCCACCTCGCCGCCCACGCCGACCTGCAGCTGCCCGCGGGCAAGGCCGCGCCGCGCGGCGAACTCGAGCTGCAGCTGAAGGCCGTCGGCGGCATCCTCGAGCGCAGCGAACTGCTCGGCCTGGACGGCCGCCTGCACGCCGAACTGCACGAGCGGCAGCTCGCCGTGGAGCTGCCCGCCCTGCGCCTGCAGCGCCTCAATCCGGGCATTCCCCTCGGCCCGTTGCAGCTGCGCGCCAGCTACCAGGCCGCGCAGGCGGCGCCGCTGGCCGGGCGCCTGCAGCTGTGGCAGGCCGAGGCCGGGCTGCTCGGCGGCCAGCTGGCGGCCGAGCCGGCGCGCCTCGACCTGGCCCGCCCGCCGCAGCGCCTCGCCGTGCAGGTCCGCGGCCTGGAACTGGCCGAACTGCTGCGGGTCTACCCCGCAGAGGGACTCTCCGGCCGCGGCACCCTGGACGGCCGCCTGCCGCTGCGCCTCGACGCCGAGGGCCTGCACATCGTCGAGGGACGGATCGCCGCGCGCGCCCCGGGCGGCGCGCTGCAGCTGCGCTCGGAGCGCATCCGCGCCTTCGCCCGCAGCAACCCCGCGTTGCAACTGGCCGCCACGGCGCTGGAGGATTTCCGCTACGATCGCCTGGAAAGCGAGGTCGACTACGCGCCCCGCGGCCAGCTGCTGCTGGCCCTGCGCCTGCACGGCCAGAACCCGGCGCTGGAGGGCGGCCGGCCGGTGAATCTCGCCATCAACCTGGAAGAGAACGTGCCCAGCCTGCTGACCAGCCTGCAGCTCTCCGGGCGGGTCAACGAAGCCATCCAGCGCCGCGTGCAGCAACAGCTGCAGCGGCGCGACTGACACGGGAGACCGCACCATGCGCCTGCGCCACCTCGCCACCCTCCTGACGGCGAGCCTGCTGCTCGGCCTGCTGGGCGCCTGCACCCCCACGGTGCAACTGGCCGCCCCCAAGGAGCCGATCAACATCAACCTCAACGTGAAGATCGAGCACGAGATCTACATCAAGGTGGACAAGGCGCTGGACAACATCCTCGACGAATCCAGCGGCCTGTTCTGAGGAGCCCGACATGACCCTTCCCAAGCGCATCGCCACCCTGCTGCTCGCCTTCGGCTTCAGCCTCTCGGCCCTGGCCCTCGACCTGCCCGGGGCGATGACCGCGCTGCCCGCCGCCAAGGCCGCCGGCCAGCTCGGCGAGCAGACCGACGGCTATCTCGGCGTGGTCGCTCCCGGCGGCCAGGCGGCCGAGATCGCCCGCCTGATCAACCAGGCGCGCCGCGCCGAGTACCAGCGCCTGGCCACCCAGAACGGCATCCGCCTGAGCGACGTCGAGGTCATGGCCGGCAAGAAGGCGGTGGAGAAGACCCCGCCCGGCCAGTTCATCCGCCTCGACGGCCAGTGGCGGCGCAAGTAGCCCGCCCCCCTCCCGCGAGGTGGCTCCGGGCCCCGCACCCCGGCGGCGATGGCTTACAATCGGCCATCGCCTGCCGCCCGAGGGAGTCTCTGCCGTGTTCTTCCGCAACTGGCGCCGCCGCCGTCTGCTCGCCCGCCATCCCCTCGACCCGCAACTGTGGGCCGCGGTGTGCGCCGACCTGCCGCTGCTCGCCGGCCTCGACGCCGGCGAGCGCCAGCGCCTCGGCGAGCTGTGCCTGCTGCTGCTCCACGACAAGCAGCTGACCTGCCTGCCCGGCGTCGAGCTGGACGATGCCGCGCGCCTGCGCCTGGCCGCCCAGGCCTGCCTGCCGCTGCTGCACCTGCCCGACCTCGACTGGTACCAGGGCTTCCACCAGTTGCTGCTGTATCCCGACGACTTCCTCAGCCCGCAGCGCCACCGCGACGAGGCCGGGGTCGAGCACGTCTGGGACGACGAGCGCAGCGGCGAGGCCTGGCAGCAGGGGCCGGTGATCCTCGCCTGGCCGGGGGTGCAGGCCAGCGGCACCCTGGACGGCTACAACCTGCCGATCCACGAGCTGGCGCACAAGCTGGACATGCTCAACGGCGACGCCAACGGCCTGCCGCCGCTGCACGCCGACATGCGCATCGCCGAATGGGCCGACGCCATGCAGCAGGCCTTCGATGCGCTGAACGCCGAACTGGACCGCGACCCCGACGCCGAGACCGCCATCGATCCCTACGCCGCCGAGAGCCCGGCCGAGTTCTTCGCCGTGGCCAGCGAGTACTTCTTCAGCGCCCCCGACCTGCTCGACGCCGCCTTCCCGGCGGTCTACGCGCAGTTGCGCCTGTTCTATCGCCAGGATCCGCTGGCGCGCCTGGGCGAGCGCCTGCAGGATCTGTCCGCGCCGAACGGGAGCGCCTGCCCGCACGGCCTGCCCGACAGCCGGGCACCGCGCCACTGACCCTCACGCCACCCCGAGCAGCCGACGCGGGTTCGGCGACTGCCCGCCCGAAGGAGCCCCAGATTGCCCAACCGCACGGCAGACCAACTCGCTCGCCCACAAGGCCAGTCCATCCCCCGCCTGCAGCGCCGGCTGCAGCGCCTGCTCGCCATCGGGGTGGCGGCCACCACCTGCCTGGTCGGCCTGGCCACCAGCCTGCCGATGTACCTCCAGCTGAGCAACAAGATCGACCTGCACGCCGAACTCGACGTGCAGGTCCGCGCGCTGGCCAGCAGCCATCTGCTCGAACACATGGCCGATACCGCCATGCAGCTCACCTCGCGCTCGGAAATCCGCCGCATGCTCGAGCGCTACAACGCCGGCGAGATCGAGCTCGCCGAGCTGCAGGCGTTCACCGCACCGCGCCTGCGCGAACCCCTGGCGCAGGCGGCGGACGTGCTCGGCCTGGTGCGCCTGGACGCCCGCGGGCAGCCGGTACTCGCCCTGCGCCAGCCCGTGCCCAGGGAGCACTGGCCGATCCCCGCCGCCGATGAGCAGCTGCCCCGCCTGGTGGGGCCGCTGCTGATCGGCGACACCCCGGTGCTGCTGGTCGGCGCCCCCATCCTCTCCCCCGACGGCCGCCGTGCCGGCACCGACATCGCCGCCTTCACCCTGGACAGGCTGCGCGACCTGCTGCCGATGACCGACGGGTACAGCGGCGACATGCAGATCCACCTGATCAACGTGGCCGAACGGCGCGCCGTGCATGTCCACGATGCCGACACCGCGCTGCTGGCGACGCCGGACTGGCATCCGCTGTTCGCGGCCCTGCGCCAGGCGAGCGACCTGCCGCTGCATGCCGTGCGGCTGCCCGAGCACGAGCGCCTCGGCGCCCTGGTCGCCTTCGCCCGCCCGCTGCCGGAGCACGGCGACTGGGCCATCGCCCTGCTCTCGCCGCGCGACGTGCTGTACGCCGGCGCCCGCGCGGAACTGCTCTGGCCGCTGCTCGGCATCCTCCTGCTGGGCCTCGCCGGCGGCGGGCTGATCTTCATGCTGGCGCGCCCGCTGCTGCAGCGCATGCTCGAGCAGTCGCAGAGCCTCGGCCTCGCGGCCAGCGTGTTCGAGCACAGCAACGAGGGCATCCTGCTGCTCGACGAGCGACAGCGCATCATCGGCCTCAACCCCGCCGGCAGCCGTCTGCTGCGCTGCCGGCTCGCCGAGCTGGAAGGCCGGCGCGCCTGCGAGGCCCTGCTGCTCGACACCAGCGAAGCGGACTGTGCCGCCATGTGGGCCCAGGTCAGCCGAACCGGCAGCTGGCAGAGCGAGGTCACCCTGCTGCGTGGCGACGGCGAGGCCTTCAGCGCCTGGCTGTCGCTGGCCGCGATCTACGACGAGCAGCGCCGGCCGAGCCACTTCACCGGCCTGTTCACCGACATCAGCGCCGCCAAGGAGGAGCAGGAACGCATCCTGCAGATGGCCTACCACGACCGCCTCACCGGGCTGCCCAACCGCAGCCTGGTTCGCGACCGCCTGACCCAGGCGCTGCGCCAGGCCAGGCGCCAGGGCAGCCTGCTGGCCGTGCTGTTCCTCGACCTCGACCGCTTCAAGCCGGTCAACGACACCTTCGGCCATGCCGTCGGCGACCTGCTGCTGCGCGCCGTCGCCGAGCGCCTGGCGCAGACCGTGCGCGACAGCGACACCGTGGCGCGCCTGGGCGGCGACGAGTTCCTGATCGTCCTCGAGGATCTCGACGACGTCGCCATGGCCGAACGGATCGCCGGCCGCCTGGTCGAGGCGCTGCAGCAGCCCTTCCCGATCGACGGCCACATGCTGCACATCGGCACCAGCATCGGCATCGCCCTGTATCCCGACGACGGCAGCGACGCCGCCGAACTGGTACGCAAGGCCGATGCCGCCATGTACCGGGCCAAGGACAACGGCCGCAACCGCTACGCCTTCCATGACCAGCGACAGCGGACCCTGACCGACTGACGCACGGCAGGCTGCGGCAACATGGCGCATCCGCCCGAATACGCCTATAATCCGCGCCAATTTTTGGCCCTGACCCTCGGAGTCACCCATGAGCTACAGCAAGATCCCGGCCGGCAAGGACCTGCCGAACGACATCTACGTCGCCATCGAGATCCCGGCCAATCACGCGCCGATCAAGTACGAGATCGATCACGACAGCGACTGCCTGTTCGTCGACCGCTTCATGGCCACCCCGATGTTCTACCCGGCCAACTACGGCTTCATCCCGCACACCCTGGCCGACGACGGCGACCCCCTCGACGTGCTGGTAGTGACCCCCTACCCGGTCGCGCCGGGCTCGGTGATCCGCGCCCGTCCGGTCGGCGTGCTGAACATGAGCGACGAGGCTGGCGGCGACGCCAAGCTGATCGCCGTACCGCACGACAAGCTGACCGTCCTGTACAAGGACGTGCAGAACTACACCGACCTGCCGGCCCTGCTGATCGAGCAGGTCAAGCACTTCTTCGAGAACTACAAGGATCTCGAGAAGGGCAAGTGGGTGAAGGTCGAAGGCTGGGGCGACGCCGAAGAGGCCCGCCAGCTGATTCTCAAGGCGGTGGCGGCTTACCAGAAGTAAGCCGGACCCGCTTCGGAAAGCCCGCCCACAAGGCGGGCTTTTTATTGCCTGTCGTTTTAAGCGGGATTTTCCTGTGCGACCCTTTCCGCTAATGTGTCGGGCTTCACAGCAGGACTCGTCCGCGCCATGCCCCTCGACCCCTTGCCCGGCCTCTTCGCGCTGCTCGGCCTGCTGCCGGCGGTCGGCGGCATCCTGCTGATCGCCCGCCAGCGCCGCCTGCGCCGCCGCCTGGCCGCCCTCGGTGCGGTGGCCGAGGCCTTCACCGCCGGCGACAGCCTGGCCCGCGCCGCGCCCGGCGAGGATTGCGCCGGCCAGTTGGCCCGGCACCTCAACCGCATGCTCGGCCAGCTCGCCGACGAGCGCCGCGCCCTGCAGGGCAGCGAGCAGCAGCTGCGCAGCCTGATCGAGGCCGCCCCGGTGGGCATGCTGGTGCTCGACGCCCAGGGCCGGGTCGACTCGGCCAACCCGGCCGCCGGGGCGCTGTTCGACTGCCCGCCGGCGACCCTGTGCGGGCGCCGGATCGACGAGCTGCTGATCGGCGACGGCTGGAGCCGGCTGCTCGCCCAGCCCAACCGCAACCTCGAATTCGCCGCCCGCCGCGGCACCGGCAGCTTCCCGCTGGAGGCTTCCTGCACGCCCTTCCAGCGCGGCGGCCAGCCGCTGCAGCTGCTGCTGGCGCGCGACATCGGCGACCGCAAGGCCGCCGAGAACCGCCTGCACTACCAGGCCCACTTCGACACCCTGACCGGCGCGGCCAACCGCACCCAGCTGCAGGCACGCATCGAACTCGGCCTGCAGTGCGGCGAGGCGCAGGCCCTGCTGTTCATCGACCTCGACCACTTCAAGCGGATCAACGACACCCTCGGCCACGAGATCGGCGACCAGCTGCTGTGCGCAGTGGCCGAGCGGCTGCGCCAGTGCGCGCCGCCCGGCGCCATGCTCGCCCGCCTCGGCGGCGACGAGTTCATCCTGCTGCTGCCCGGCGAACTCGCCGGCCAGGCCGACACCCTCGCCGAGCGCCTGCTGCAGGCCTTCCGCCAGCCGTTCCAGGTGCGCCAGTACGAGCTGTTCAGCAGCCCGAGCATCGGCATCGCCCACCAGCACGGCGGCCAGGCCAGCGCCGCGCAGCTGCTCAAGGAAGCCGACCTCGCCCTCTACCAGGCCAAGGGCCGCGGCCGCAACCGCCTGGCCCACTTCGACCGGCGCCTGGCCGAGGAGGCCGAGCAGCGCCACCGGCTGGAGGCCGAGCTGCGCAACGCCCTGACGCGCGGCGAGTTCGAGCTGTACTACCAGCCGCAGCTCGACCGCCAGGGCCGCCGGCACAGCTTCGAGGCGCTGCTGCGCTGGCGCTCGCCGCAACGCGGGCTGGTCAGCTCGGCGCAGTTCATGCCGGTGCTGGAGGAGACCGGGCTGATCCTCGACGCCACCCGCTGGATCTTCCGCCAGGCCTGCCGCCAACTGCGCCAGTGGCAGGACGAGGGGCGCGACTGGGGCATCGCGGTCAACCTGTCGCCGCTGGACTTCCGCCAGGCCGACCTGGCCGGCACGCTGCTGGCGATCCTCGCCGAGGAACGCCCGCCGGTGCAGCGCCTGGAGCTGGAGATCACCGAGACCACCCTGCTGGATGCCGACCAGCAGGTGCAGGACACCCTGCATGCCCTCAAGCAGGCCGGCCTGACCCTGTTCCTCGACGACTTCGGCACCGGCTACGCCTCGCTGGCCTACCTGCAGTTCTTCCCCTTCGACGGGGTGAAGATCGACCGCCAGTTCGTCAGCGGTCTGCCCGACTGCCGCCAGTCGGTGGCGCTGGTGCGCGGCATCCTGGTGATCGCCGAACAGCTCGGCATGCAGGTGGTCGCCGAGGGCGTGGAGAACCAGCGCCAGGCCGACTTCCTGCGCCGCAACGGCTGTCACCGCCTGCAGGGCTACCTGTTCGGCCGCCCGCAGCCGGCCGACGCCTGCGCCGCCGCGGAGTCGCCGGCCCGCGCCTGAGCCCGGCGCCGCTCTCCCCGCACCGCCGCTACCTGCTAAGCTGGTGCACCATTTTTGTGCGGAGCCCGCCATGCCCCTGTCCGACCTGATCCTGCTGCTGCTCGCCGGCCTGGCCGCCGGCGGCATGAACGCCCTGGCCGGCGGCGGCACCTTCTTCTCCTTCCCGGCACTGCTGGCCGCCGGCCTGCCGCCGGTCACCGCCAACGCCACCAACGCCGTGGCCCTGTGGCCAGCGAGCATCGCCGGGGCCTGGGCGGCGCGCGGTTCGCTGCGCCCGCTGGGCAGCTACCTGCGGCCGCTGCTCGCCGCCGGCCTCGCCGGCGGCCTGGGCGGCGGCCTGCTGCTGCTGGCCGGCGGCGACGAGGTATTCCGCGTGCTGATTCCCTGGCTGCTGCTGGCCGCCACTGCGCTGTTCGCCGCCAGCCCCTGGCTGAGCCGCCTGCTCGCCGCCCGCCGCGGCACCGCCAGCGCGGTGCCGCCGCACGGCCCGCTGTCGCTCGGCGCCCACTCGCTGGTATCGATCTACGGCGGCTACTTCGGCGCCGGCATGGGCATCCTGCAGCTGGCCGCCTTCGCCATCGAGGGCCACGCCCTGGCCCGCGCCAACGCGCTGAAGA
This genomic window contains:
- a CDS encoding M90 family metallopeptidase; the protein is MFFRNWRRRRLLARHPLDPQLWAAVCADLPLLAGLDAGERQRLGELCLLLLHDKQLTCLPGVELDDAARLRLAAQACLPLLHLPDLDWYQGFHQLLLYPDDFLSPQRHRDEAGVEHVWDDERSGEAWQQGPVILAWPGVQASGTLDGYNLPIHELAHKLDMLNGDANGLPPLHADMRIAEWADAMQQAFDALNAELDRDPDAETAIDPYAAESPAEFFAVASEYFFSAPDLLDAAFPAVYAQLRLFYRQDPLARLGERLQDLSAPNGSACPHGLPDSRAPRH
- a CDS encoding YdbL family protein, whose translation is MTLPKRIATLLLAFGFSLSALALDLPGAMTALPAAKAAGQLGEQTDGYLGVVAPGGQAAEIARLINQARRAEYQRLATQNGIRLSDVEVMAGKKAVEKTPPGQFIRLDGQWRRK
- a CDS encoding sulfite exporter TauE/SafE family protein, yielding MPLSDLILLLLAGLAAGGMNALAGGGTFFSFPALLAAGLPPVTANATNAVALWPASIAGAWAARGSLRPLGSYLRPLLAAGLAGGLGGGLLLLAGGDEVFRVLIPWLLLAATALFAASPWLSRLLAARRGTASAVPPHGPLSLGAHSLVSIYGGYFGAGMGILQLAAFAIEGHALARANALKNLISAVIYSVASLTFVVAGRVSWAELAVLLAGATLGGYAGGALGQRLPARWLRALVIVVGSGMTLYYFWATYGR
- a CDS encoding YdbH domain-containing protein, which translates into the protein MTARPPRWRRTLRRMALALPLAALAAALAAAGYAWQWWLQVQQEQGIVGLDWHGLQVSRHGLRLERLELQQLAADGRRLQLAADTVQLDWRLQRTASYLERLHVAHLQLDWQAPAAPGGEASRLPSADALAGLLAWLPRELQVQRIDARLPCPAAPCRLRGSLALQQPGAVLLPASLRLDLEEGEHRLRLAGSLDGRADDARLQLALELDGQPHLALAARLGDAAGQRSLQGSLQLPPRPPAPWLRQWLASMFGAAAEPLARLPDDLQLDADWTLQLPAGWRPQDGLPAAANLQQARLQARLPRLRLESLELHEVRADLALAGQWQEEALQLEFAADAHLAARRLSGADGLRLDAPRLGLAGLQLRREADGSVQLAGPLSLHGARLQQAALQPQGWRWQGRVEANAQALRLDGRLDNDAGLVLDLQLQRPADGSLALRGRLAELDLAAGNPLAATLAAWPAPLELTSGHLAAHADLQLPAGKAAPRGELELQLKAVGGILERSELLGLDGRLHAELHERQLAVELPALRLQRLNPGIPLGPLQLRASYQAAQAAPLAGRLQLWQAEAGLLGGQLAAEPARLDLARPPQRLAVQVRGLELAELLRVYPAEGLSGRGTLDGRLPLRLDAEGLHIVEGRIAARAPGGALQLRSERIRAFARSNPALQLAATALEDFRYDRLESEVDYAPRGQLLLALRLHGQNPALEGGRPVNLAINLEENVPSLLTSLQLSGRVNEAIQRRVQQQLQRRD
- the ppa gene encoding inorganic diphosphatase translates to MSYSKIPAGKDLPNDIYVAIEIPANHAPIKYEIDHDSDCLFVDRFMATPMFYPANYGFIPHTLADDGDPLDVLVVTPYPVAPGSVIRARPVGVLNMSDEAGGDAKLIAVPHDKLTVLYKDVQNYTDLPALLIEQVKHFFENYKDLEKGKWVKVEGWGDAEEARQLILKAVAAYQK
- a CDS encoding putative bifunctional diguanylate cyclase/phosphodiesterase, producing the protein MPLDPLPGLFALLGLLPAVGGILLIARQRRLRRRLAALGAVAEAFTAGDSLARAAPGEDCAGQLARHLNRMLGQLADERRALQGSEQQLRSLIEAAPVGMLVLDAQGRVDSANPAAGALFDCPPATLCGRRIDELLIGDGWSRLLAQPNRNLEFAARRGTGSFPLEASCTPFQRGGQPLQLLLARDIGDRKAAENRLHYQAHFDTLTGAANRTQLQARIELGLQCGEAQALLFIDLDHFKRINDTLGHEIGDQLLCAVAERLRQCAPPGAMLARLGGDEFILLLPGELAGQADTLAERLLQAFRQPFQVRQYELFSSPSIGIAHQHGGQASAAQLLKEADLALYQAKGRGRNRLAHFDRRLAEEAEQRHRLEAELRNALTRGEFELYYQPQLDRQGRRHSFEALLRWRSPQRGLVSSAQFMPVLEETGLILDATRWIFRQACRQLRQWQDEGRDWGIAVNLSPLDFRQADLAGTLLAILAEERPPVQRLELEITETTLLDADQQVQDTLHALKQAGLTLFLDDFGTGYASLAYLQFFPFDGVKIDRQFVSGLPDCRQSVALVRGILVIAEQLGMQVVAEGVENQRQADFLRRNGCHRLQGYLFGRPQPADACAAAESPARA
- a CDS encoding YnbE family lipoprotein — encoded protein: MRLRHLATLLTASLLLGLLGACTPTVQLAAPKEPININLNVKIEHEIYIKVDKALDNILDESSGLF
- a CDS encoding sensor domain-containing diguanylate cyclase, producing MPNRTADQLARPQGQSIPRLQRRLQRLLAIGVAATTCLVGLATSLPMYLQLSNKIDLHAELDVQVRALASSHLLEHMADTAMQLTSRSEIRRMLERYNAGEIELAELQAFTAPRLREPLAQAADVLGLVRLDARGQPVLALRQPVPREHWPIPAADEQLPRLVGPLLIGDTPVLLVGAPILSPDGRRAGTDIAAFTLDRLRDLLPMTDGYSGDMQIHLINVAERRAVHVHDADTALLATPDWHPLFAALRQASDLPLHAVRLPEHERLGALVAFARPLPEHGDWAIALLSPRDVLYAGARAELLWPLLGILLLGLAGGGLIFMLARPLLQRMLEQSQSLGLAASVFEHSNEGILLLDERQRIIGLNPAGSRLLRCRLAELEGRRACEALLLDTSEADCAAMWAQVSRTGSWQSEVTLLRGDGEAFSAWLSLAAIYDEQRRPSHFTGLFTDISAAKEEQERILQMAYHDRLTGLPNRSLVRDRLTQALRQARRQGSLLAVLFLDLDRFKPVNDTFGHAVGDLLLRAVAERLAQTVRDSDTVARLGGDEFLIVLEDLDDVAMAERIAGRLVEALQQPFPIDGHMLHIGTSIGIALYPDDGSDAAELVRKADAAMYRAKDNGRNRYAFHDQRQRTLTD